In a genomic window of Leptolyngbya sp. SIO1E4:
- a CDS encoding ferredoxin-NADP reductase — MYNPSVSGGNASSAAGSRLFVYEVKGLRQNTETDKMATPIRQSGSIFITVPYSRMNQEMQRITRMGGQIVSVRPMDVNGQSAPAATAKQDTGKSMTQATPKPKKEIPVNTYRPKSPFVGKVISNEPLVRDGGSGIVQHITMDLSDGDLRYLEGQSIGIIPEGTDAKGKPHKLRLYSIGSTRHGDKMDDKTVSLCVRQLEYKDPETGETVYGVCSTYLCQIEPGADIKITGPVGKEMLLPDDEDATIVMLATGTGIAPFRAYLWRMFKDAERQANPEYQFKGKAWLIFGVPYTANILYKEELEEMQTKYPDNFRLTYAISREQKNAEGGKMYIQNRVAEHTAELWELMQKPNTHTYMCGLKGMEDGIDAALAAEADKHGVNWTDFRKQMKKEERWHVETY; from the coding sequence ATGTACAATCCAAGCGTAAGTGGCGGTAATGCCAGTTCTGCAGCGGGAAGTCGCTTATTTGTTTACGAGGTTAAGGGGTTACGTCAAAACACCGAAACCGACAAAATGGCTACCCCCATTCGTCAGAGTGGGAGCATATTTATCACGGTTCCCTACAGCCGAATGAATCAGGAGATGCAACGCATCACTCGGATGGGTGGCCAAATTGTGAGCGTTCGGCCAATGGATGTCAATGGACAGAGTGCACCTGCAGCGACTGCAAAGCAAGACACTGGTAAGTCTATGACTCAAGCGACGCCTAAACCTAAGAAAGAAATTCCTGTTAATACCTACCGTCCGAAGAGTCCCTTTGTGGGCAAAGTGATTTCTAACGAACCCCTCGTTCGCGATGGCGGTTCTGGAATTGTGCAGCACATCACGATGGACCTCTCCGACGGTGATTTGCGTTATCTCGAAGGCCAGAGCATCGGCATTATCCCCGAAGGGACTGATGCCAAAGGCAAACCGCACAAGCTGCGTTTATATTCCATCGGCTCGACCCGTCACGGCGACAAGATGGATGACAAGACAGTCTCTCTTTGTGTACGCCAGTTGGAATACAAAGATCCTGAAACTGGTGAGACGGTTTATGGGGTTTGCTCTACCTACCTTTGCCAGATTGAACCCGGTGCAGACATCAAAATTACGGGTCCTGTCGGCAAAGAGATGCTGCTGCCTGATGATGAGGATGCCACCATCGTTATGTTGGCAACCGGCACAGGCATTGCCCCTTTCCGAGCCTACCTGTGGCGAATGTTCAAAGATGCCGAGCGGCAGGCCAACCCTGAGTATCAATTTAAGGGTAAAGCTTGGCTCATCTTTGGGGTGCCTTACACGGCTAACATCCTTTACAAGGAAGAGCTGGAAGAAATGCAGACTAAATATCCTGACAACTTCCGCCTAACCTATGCCATCAGCCGTGAACAGAAGAACGCTGAAGGCGGCAAGATGTACATCCAAAACCGCGTAGCTGAGCACACCGCAGAGCTGTGGGAACTCATGCAGAAGCCTAACACCCACACCTATATGTGTGGTTTAAAAGGCATGGAAGACGGCATTGATGCAGCCCTAGCGGCAGAGGCTGACAAGCACGGTGTAAATTGGACCGATTTCCGCAAGCAAATGAAGAAGGAAGAGCGTTGGCACGTGGAGACCTACTAG
- a CDS encoding sensor histidine kinase: MPTSQAIRPDNHPFPFLLYLEWVLLGLAVIGEITPKLLPRVNADPALTIASILGFGALGLWLPTGAIALRIVHVVGQFSLILLASKAGLVGLRLFPLLYIFLVIRSCLVFRMRGRLLVTGTVFILFVGMVSVRLRSLSNQLPLKMGQRLSPYLMGIRLNLVLLYAILLVFVLLLVNALLAERARQEELYRANQKLRESAVQIEKLAMAQERSRIAREIHDALGHSLTGLNIQLEGALKFWQGNPEKARQLLTQAKDMGSTALGEVRQAVAALRDTPLQGQDLETAIAGLIQRFHPITGITPQVVFKCPPLSLALQVATYRIVQEALTNTCKYANATSVKIMIQSSFEGSPHLHILVQDDGQGFRPDDNTTGFGLKGMQERAEAEGGRFDLTSAPGAGCTIQVWLPLTLEAP, encoded by the coding sequence ATGCCGACTTCCCAAGCCATTCGTCCTGACAACCATCCCTTTCCATTTTTGCTGTATCTGGAATGGGTACTGTTGGGGCTAGCCGTAATAGGCGAGATAACGCCAAAGCTACTTCCCAGGGTCAATGCAGATCCAGCCCTGACCATTGCGAGCATTCTGGGGTTCGGTGCCCTTGGGCTATGGCTGCCCACTGGGGCGATCGCGCTCCGGATTGTCCATGTAGTGGGGCAATTTAGCCTGATTTTGTTGGCCTCTAAAGCCGGATTAGTGGGGCTCAGGCTCTTTCCGCTGCTGTATATCTTCTTGGTGATTCGCAGTTGTTTGGTGTTTAGGATGCGCGGGCGACTGCTGGTCACAGGAACTGTCTTTATCCTGTTTGTGGGAATGGTATCTGTCCGGCTGCGGTCTCTGAGCAATCAGCTTCCGCTCAAAATGGGGCAGCGGCTGTCTCCCTATCTAATGGGCATCCGCCTCAATCTGGTGCTGTTGTATGCCATCCTGTTGGTCTTCGTGTTACTGCTGGTAAATGCTCTCTTGGCGGAGCGAGCGCGGCAGGAAGAACTGTATCGCGCTAACCAAAAATTGCGGGAATCGGCGGTTCAAATTGAAAAACTGGCGATGGCTCAAGAACGCAGTCGCATTGCCCGTGAAATTCATGATGCGCTGGGCCATTCCCTCACGGGATTAAACATCCAACTAGAAGGGGCGCTGAAGTTTTGGCAGGGAAATCCCGAAAAGGCCAGGCAGCTCTTGACTCAAGCTAAGGACATGGGATCCACCGCGCTGGGAGAGGTGCGGCAGGCTGTGGCCGCTCTCCGGGATACGCCGCTGCAAGGGCAGGATTTAGAGACTGCGATCGCGGGCTTGATCCAGCGCTTTCATCCCATAACAGGGATCACTCCCCAGGTCGTGTTCAAGTGTCCGCCGTTATCCCTGGCTCTTCAGGTAGCGACCTATCGCATTGTGCAGGAGGCGCTGACCAATACTTGCAAATATGCAAACGCGACTTCTGTGAAAATCATGATTCAGTCATCTTTTGAAGGTTCCCCTCACCTTCATATCCTGGTGCAAGACGACGGACAAGGGTTTCGTCCCGACGACAACACGACAGGTTTTGGCCTGAAAGGGATGCAAGAACGGGCAGAGGCAGAAGGCGGCCGGTTTGACCTGACCAGCGCCCCTGGTGCGGGCTGCACCATTCAGGTCTGGCTACCCTTAACCCTGGAGGCACCATGA
- a CDS encoding DUF3536 domain-containing protein, translating to MSESSAISHPLDSYHPYADASSHCQTGICVCIHGHFYQPPRENPYLGAIECQPGAAPFHDWNERIHYECYRPNAFARVLNEQGEVIDIVNNYAYISFNIGPTLMSWLERYDPETYRRILEADHQSCERLAGHGNAIAQVYNHIILPLASDRDKRTQIRWGKADFMARFGRDPEGIWLAETAVDYPTLEALVDEGFRFTILAPSQVQRCRPLPTPENPDPDWNEVGGGQIDPTRPYRCFLPSTHPDGAPRYIDVFFYDGPISRDMGFNNILSSSQHFASRIGQAVRGDHRPSQLISVATDGETFGHHRGGAEKTLTHAVTREFPQHGWTVTNFAHYLHCNAPTWEAVLKPVTAWSCSHGVDRWQDDCGCGGGGTWHQQWRRPLRDALDWLRDKLADVFEETGAQFFADPWAARDDYVQVIRDRSEVSRKRLFATHQTHKLSRTEKVDALRLLEMQHHALLMYTSCGWFFDELSRPEGTQILRYAARAIELAGEVAGIALESEFIQRLEPALSNVPHIRNGAGVYRQLVIPSQVSLEQVAAHYAMSSLFTPYHREQRLYCYTVHQHDYQVQRMGPLSLAVGRLQITSDVTSDHSDLSFAVLHLGGWDFHCCVQSFRRRLDYQRAKEAVFGALATASAAQVILAINDVFGDHAYTLQTLFAEERHRIMQLLSQETLQRLNQLYTQVYRNNYGLLKGFHRDGLPVPQELQVAAEVAIKHRALEGLRALDQETSDPDGVTLQQGLSHLIELEAIAQEAQQLHFDFTLPEGQHILEQLIWRSLRHFLSDPAPDTLLEDVDWLKRLIDLGDTLGGVSLVRSQELYWHHVENWLTFLGKLEPGKALAMLKPLLKLGQHLAMEPTALLSHRADLPQPTEIESARNTKEY from the coding sequence ATGAGCGAATCCAGCGCGATTTCCCATCCATTGGACAGTTATCACCCCTATGCGGATGCCAGTTCGCATTGCCAGACGGGGATCTGTGTTTGCATCCATGGACATTTCTATCAGCCACCCCGAGAAAACCCGTATCTAGGGGCTATTGAGTGTCAGCCTGGGGCTGCTCCTTTTCATGATTGGAATGAGCGCATTCATTATGAGTGCTATCGCCCTAATGCCTTTGCCCGGGTTCTGAACGAGCAGGGTGAGGTCATTGATATTGTCAATAACTACGCCTACATCAGCTTTAATATTGGCCCCACGCTCATGAGCTGGTTAGAGCGCTATGATCCCGAAACCTATCGGCGTATTCTGGAGGCCGATCACCAGAGCTGTGAACGTTTAGCGGGGCACGGTAATGCGATCGCCCAAGTCTACAATCACATTATTTTGCCGCTGGCCAGCGATCGCGATAAGCGCACCCAAATTCGTTGGGGCAAAGCTGATTTTATGGCGCGCTTTGGTCGTGACCCTGAAGGTATCTGGCTGGCTGAAACCGCAGTTGATTATCCAACCTTAGAAGCCCTTGTCGATGAAGGCTTTCGGTTTACGATTCTGGCCCCTTCCCAGGTGCAGCGATGTCGGCCTCTGCCGACCCCAGAGAATCCTGATCCCGACTGGAATGAAGTCGGCGGCGGCCAGATTGATCCCACTCGTCCCTACCGTTGTTTCTTGCCCAGCACCCATCCGGATGGTGCCCCCCGCTATATCGACGTCTTTTTCTACGACGGGCCGATTTCCCGCGATATGGGCTTTAACAATATTTTGAGTTCGTCCCAGCATTTTGCGAGTCGAATCGGGCAAGCTGTCCGGGGGGATCATCGACCTTCTCAATTAATTTCAGTGGCTACAGATGGGGAGACCTTTGGCCATCATCGCGGTGGCGCTGAAAAAACCCTGACCCACGCCGTCACTCGGGAATTTCCGCAGCATGGTTGGACAGTGACCAACTTTGCCCATTATCTGCACTGCAATGCTCCCACCTGGGAAGCGGTCTTGAAGCCGGTAACCGCTTGGAGTTGCTCCCACGGGGTAGACCGCTGGCAAGATGACTGTGGTTGTGGCGGTGGGGGCACTTGGCATCAGCAATGGCGTCGCCCTCTACGCGATGCCCTAGATTGGCTGCGAGATAAGCTAGCGGACGTGTTTGAAGAGACTGGGGCACAATTTTTTGCGGATCCCTGGGCTGCCCGTGACGATTATGTGCAGGTGATTCGCGATCGCAGTGAGGTGAGCCGTAAGCGACTGTTTGCCACCCATCAAACCCATAAGCTCAGTCGAACCGAAAAAGTTGACGCGCTGCGGCTGTTAGAAATGCAGCACCATGCGCTGTTGATGTACACCAGTTGCGGCTGGTTCTTTGACGAACTATCTCGACCCGAAGGCACACAGATTCTGCGCTATGCTGCCCGTGCCATTGAACTGGCTGGAGAAGTCGCAGGCATTGCCTTAGAATCCGAATTTATTCAGCGTCTAGAACCCGCCTTGAGCAATGTGCCCCATATTCGAAATGGGGCGGGCGTTTATCGGCAGCTGGTGATCCCCTCCCAGGTCAGCCTGGAGCAGGTGGCAGCCCATTATGCCATGAGTTCCTTATTCACCCCCTATCATCGGGAACAGCGCCTTTACTGTTATACGGTGCACCAACACGACTACCAGGTGCAGCGCATGGGGCCTTTATCTCTGGCGGTAGGGCGGCTGCAAATCACGTCGGATGTTACCAGTGATCACAGTGATCTCAGCTTTGCCGTCCTCCACTTAGGGGGGTGGGATTTCCACTGCTGTGTGCAGAGTTTCCGCCGTCGGCTAGACTACCAGCGAGCTAAAGAAGCTGTTTTCGGAGCCTTGGCGACAGCCAGTGCGGCCCAGGTAATCTTGGCCATTAATGATGTGTTTGGGGATCATGCCTACACCCTGCAAACGCTCTTTGCGGAAGAACGACACCGCATCATGCAGCTCCTCAGCCAGGAAACACTGCAGCGTCTGAATCAGCTCTATACCCAGGTCTATCGCAATAATTATGGCCTGCTTAAAGGTTTCCATCGAGATGGTCTGCCGGTTCCCCAAGAGCTGCAGGTAGCTGCTGAAGTTGCCATCAAGCATCGTGCCCTGGAGGGCCTGCGCGCGCTGGATCAGGAAACGAGCGATCCCGATGGTGTGACGTTGCAGCAGGGACTGTCTCATCTGATTGAACTGGAGGCGATCGCCCAAGAGGCCCAGCAGCTCCACTTCGACTTTACCCTTCCAGAAGGGCAGCACATTCTAGAGCAGCTTATCTGGCGATCGCTCCGCCATTTTTTGAGCGACCCAGCCCCTGATACCCTCCTAGAAGATGTGGATTGGTTAAAGCGCCTCATTGATTTGGGCGACACCCTGGGTGGGGTTTCTTTAGTGCGCTCTCAAGAGCTGTACTGGCATCACGTTGAAAACTGGCTCACATTCTTAGGGAAATTAGAGCCTGGTAAAGCCCTGGCTATGCTGAAACCGCTCCTTAAACTTGGGCAACACCTTGCTATGGAGCCTACAGCCCTGCTCTCCCATCGGGCAGATCTGCCCCAGCCTACTGAGATAGAGTCAGCAAGAAATACAAAGGAGTATTGA
- a CDS encoding homoserine dehydrogenase encodes MTVKVGLLGLGTVGTGTAKILLDPTERHPLIREIEVYQVGVRSLDKPRDVTLPADCLTQDLEAIVTDPAVDIVVELIGGLEPARSLILKAIHHGKHVVTANKAVIARYGDEIFNAANESGVYVLLEAAVGGGIPVIQPLKQALGVNRIQAVTGIVNGTTNYILTRMQEEGGDFEPILKDAQQLGYAEADPTADVDGLDAADKIAILASLAFGGRIKLSEVYCEGIRPISAADITYAERLGFVVKLLAIARRDTCPVSNEVLDQLQLRVHPTLVPKHHPLASVNDVNNAILVEGDPIGQVMFFGPGAGSGPTASAVVSDVMNIAATLESQGPTAKSDPQNPLLACTHQHYCKVSPMADIVSRFYVRLLAKDQPGVIGKLGLCFGQHDVSIESVVQIDMRGDVAEIVVVTHEVKESNFQTALDEVREFMETQSVPSVLRVL; translated from the coding sequence GTGACGGTTAAAGTAGGTCTGTTAGGGTTAGGAACAGTGGGCACCGGGACAGCGAAGATCCTGCTTGACCCGACGGAGCGACATCCCCTTATCCGTGAGATTGAGGTGTATCAGGTCGGGGTGCGATCGCTTGATAAGCCCCGAGATGTGACGCTTCCTGCCGACTGTCTGACCCAAGACTTAGAAGCGATTGTGACGGATCCCGCCGTTGATATCGTGGTGGAGTTGATCGGTGGGCTAGAACCGGCGCGATCGCTGATTTTGAAAGCCATTCACCACGGCAAGCATGTCGTTACAGCCAATAAGGCGGTCATTGCCCGGTACGGAGACGAGATTTTCAACGCGGCGAACGAGTCAGGGGTGTATGTGCTGTTAGAAGCTGCCGTTGGCGGGGGGATCCCAGTGATTCAACCGCTGAAGCAGGCCCTCGGGGTCAACCGTATCCAGGCGGTGACAGGGATTGTCAATGGCACAACCAACTACATCCTGACGCGGATGCAAGAAGAAGGCGGTGATTTTGAGCCGATCTTAAAAGATGCTCAGCAGTTAGGGTATGCCGAGGCAGACCCCACCGCTGATGTCGATGGGCTAGATGCTGCCGATAAGATCGCAATTTTGGCGTCTCTAGCCTTTGGCGGACGCATTAAGCTGTCAGAGGTTTACTGTGAAGGCATTCGCCCTATCAGCGCAGCAGATATTACCTATGCTGAGCGCTTAGGGTTTGTCGTCAAGCTGCTGGCGATCGCCCGTCGAGACACCTGTCCGGTTTCTAATGAAGTCTTAGATCAGCTCCAACTGCGGGTACATCCGACCCTGGTGCCCAAGCATCATCCCCTGGCTAGCGTGAATGATGTGAATAACGCCATTCTGGTAGAAGGAGATCCCATTGGGCAGGTCATGTTTTTTGGGCCGGGGGCGGGCTCGGGGCCAACGGCGAGTGCAGTAGTCTCCGATGTCATGAATATTGCGGCCACCTTAGAATCCCAAGGGCCAACGGCGAAGTCAGACCCCCAGAACCCACTATTGGCCTGTACTCACCAGCACTATTGCAAAGTCAGCCCAATGGCAGATATTGTCAGCCGCTTTTATGTGCGTCTGCTCGCCAAGGATCAGCCTGGGGTTATCGGCAAGCTAGGCCTCTGTTTTGGCCAGCATGATGTCAGTATCGAATCCGTTGTGCAAATCGATATGCGCGGCGATGTTGCAGAAATTGTGGTGGTGACCCACGAGGTTAAAGAGTCTAATTTCCAAACAGCCTTGGATGAGGTTCGCGAGTTTATGGAAACGCAGAGTGTGCCAAGTGTGTTGCGAGTCCTATAG
- a CDS encoding phosphoribulokinase: MTNKPDRVVLIGVAGDSGCGKSTFLRRLADLFGEEFMTVICLDDYHSLDRKQRKAAGVTALNPKANNFDLMYEQVKALKEGTSIDKPIYNHETGELDPPERVDPNRIIVIEGLHPLYDERVRDLLDFSVYLDIHDDVKIAWKIQRDMAERGHRYEDVLASINARRPDFEAYIDVQKQYADVVIQILPTKLIPDDEEKKILRVRLLQKEGIKDFNPVYLFDEGSTIDWIPCGRKLTCSYPGIRMHYGPDSYYGNEVSVLELDGQFERLEELIYVESHLSNTSTKYYGEMTELLLKHREYPGSKNGSGLFQVLVGLKMRATYETLTATAPKAVAKA, translated from the coding sequence ATGACGAACAAGCCGGATCGCGTGGTTTTAATTGGGGTTGCTGGCGACTCTGGGTGCGGCAAATCTACATTTTTAAGACGATTGGCCGACCTCTTTGGTGAGGAGTTCATGACCGTCATCTGCTTAGACGATTATCACAGTTTGGATCGTAAGCAGCGGAAAGCCGCCGGAGTCACTGCACTCAATCCAAAAGCCAATAATTTTGACCTGATGTATGAGCAGGTTAAGGCCTTGAAAGAAGGCACCTCTATTGATAAGCCCATCTATAACCATGAGACTGGCGAACTTGATCCGCCTGAGCGGGTTGATCCGAATCGCATTATTGTGATTGAAGGGTTGCACCCCCTCTATGATGAGCGTGTCCGCGACCTCCTAGACTTTAGTGTCTATCTGGATATCCACGACGACGTTAAAATTGCCTGGAAGATTCAGCGCGATATGGCTGAGCGGGGCCATCGCTATGAAGACGTTTTGGCTTCAATTAACGCTCGTCGCCCTGACTTTGAAGCATATATTGACGTTCAAAAGCAGTACGCTGACGTCGTTATTCAGATTTTGCCGACCAAGCTCATTCCTGATGATGAAGAGAAGAAGATTTTGCGGGTGCGCCTCTTACAGAAGGAAGGCATCAAGGACTTCAACCCGGTCTACCTGTTTGACGAAGGCTCTACCATCGACTGGATTCCTTGCGGCCGCAAGTTGACCTGTTCGTATCCTGGCATTCGCATGCATTATGGTCCAGACAGCTACTACGGGAATGAGGTTTCTGTGCTGGAGCTTGATGGGCAGTTTGAGCGTCTTGAAGAGCTGATCTACGTTGAGAGCCACCTCAGCAACACGTCTACCAAGTACTACGGTGAAATGACTGAGTTGCTCCTCAAGCACCGTGAATATCCAGGCTCTAAGAATGGGAGCGGTTTGTTCCAGGTGTTGGTTGGGCTCAAGATGCGAGCCACCTATGAGACGTTAACAGCAACGGCACCTAAGGCAGTTGCTAAAGCCTAA
- a CDS encoding response regulator transcription factor, whose translation MIRVLVVDDQAILRQGLQALLSFEPDIQIVGEASNGREALTLIQQTLTTPEAVEVVLMDIRMPVMDGLAASREIHQRFPAIKVLVLTTFDEDELVQQAVQAGAVGYLLKDTPSEELAQAIRTVHRGHTQFGPGIFQKMLPTVTPAPAVPPAFYDLTPREREVLALIGQGASNREIAQVLYLSEGTIKNHVTNILSRLNLRDRTQAALLAASIPWP comes from the coding sequence ATGATTCGCGTGTTGGTGGTGGATGATCAGGCCATTTTGCGTCAGGGTCTCCAAGCCCTCCTAAGTTTTGAACCTGACATTCAAATTGTGGGTGAAGCCAGTAACGGACGAGAGGCCCTCACCCTGATTCAACAAACGCTGACCACGCCTGAGGCGGTGGAGGTGGTGTTAATGGATATTCGCATGCCTGTGATGGATGGTTTGGCCGCTAGTCGTGAAATTCATCAGCGATTTCCAGCGATTAAGGTGCTGGTGCTGACCACCTTTGATGAGGATGAACTCGTGCAGCAGGCCGTGCAGGCAGGGGCTGTGGGTTATCTTCTCAAAGACACTCCATCAGAAGAGCTGGCCCAGGCAATTCGTACGGTGCACCGGGGCCATACCCAGTTTGGGCCAGGCATTTTTCAGAAGATGTTGCCCACGGTGACGCCAGCGCCAGCGGTGCCTCCAGCGTTCTATGACTTAACCCCCCGGGAGCGAGAAGTCCTGGCGCTGATTGGTCAGGGGGCCAGTAACCGAGAAATTGCCCAAGTGCTTTACCTGTCAGAAGGGACGATCAAAAACCATGTGACGAATATTCTGAGTCGCTTAAATTTGCGCGATCGCACCCAGGCTGCCCTCTTAGCCGCCTCGATCCCCTGGCCCTAG